The following are encoded in a window of Cycloclasticus pugetii PS-1 genomic DNA:
- the lipB gene encoding lipoyl(octanoyl) transferase LipB encodes MSIDTTPPDLPLVIRQLNQQDYLATWEAMKAFCIDRTGETHDEIWFVEHPSVFTQGVSGKPEHVLSASDIPIIQTDRGGQVTYHGPGQLVMYVLLDLRRLGIGVRALVDVLENITISGLKKYGLKAAAQIDAPGVYLNDKKIASLGLRVKKGCSYHGLSINVDMDLTPFSFINPCGYKGLEVTQLSKHGVKCTTADFSAVLLHELKEQLNYSQLILGPNTLHV; translated from the coding sequence GTGAGCATTGACACAACACCCCCAGATTTACCATTAGTTATTCGTCAGCTTAACCAGCAGGACTACCTAGCAACCTGGGAAGCGATGAAAGCCTTTTGCATTGATCGTACCGGCGAAACACATGATGAAATTTGGTTTGTTGAACACCCCTCTGTTTTCACCCAAGGGGTGAGCGGTAAACCCGAACACGTCTTGAGTGCCAGTGATATTCCTATTATTCAAACAGACCGTGGCGGTCAAGTCACCTATCACGGACCTGGGCAATTGGTCATGTACGTTTTATTGGATTTACGCCGCCTAGGAATAGGTGTTCGTGCACTGGTTGATGTGCTCGAAAATATTACTATCTCAGGGTTAAAGAAATACGGATTAAAGGCTGCTGCACAAATAGATGCGCCGGGCGTCTATCTTAATGATAAAAAAATTGCTTCCTTAGGTTTACGGGTAAAAAAAGGCTGTAGTTATCATGGACTCAGCATAAATGTTGATATGGACCTAACACCCTTTAGCTTTATTAACCCCTGTGGTTATAAAGGTCTCGAAGTTACCCAATTATCCAAACATGGCGTAAAATGCACTACTGCAGACTTTTCAGCCGTTTTATTGCATGAATTAAAAGAACAACTCAATTATTCCCAATTAATACTCGGCCCCAATACACTACACGTTTAA
- the murU gene encoding N-acetylmuramate alpha-1-phosphate uridylyltransferase MurU: protein MKVMILAAGRGERMGRLTDNCPKPLLEISGQPLIVHHLLALKSQGFNDFVINVAYLGDQIKTALGKGEQWGVHIEYSDEGDNALETGGGVFRALPLLGDEPFLLVNADVWTDFPFQRLRKKTVKDIHLVLVNNPDHNQHGDFCLLDGEKKNQDSQRYTYSGIGVFSRAVFEQQTECVFPLAPIIRQFIAQGRVSSELHRGEWVDVGTPERLAELALKLKQR, encoded by the coding sequence ATGAAGGTCATGATTTTAGCGGCAGGTCGAGGCGAGAGAATGGGCCGCTTAACCGACAATTGCCCGAAACCGCTGCTTGAAATTTCGGGTCAGCCGTTAATTGTGCATCACCTATTGGCGTTAAAATCGCAAGGTTTTAATGACTTTGTTATTAATGTGGCCTATTTGGGCGATCAAATAAAAACGGCCTTAGGAAAAGGGGAGCAGTGGGGCGTTCACATTGAATATTCAGATGAAGGCGATAACGCCTTAGAAACAGGCGGTGGGGTTTTTAGGGCCTTGCCTTTATTAGGTGATGAACCGTTTTTATTGGTCAATGCGGATGTATGGACTGATTTTCCATTCCAGCGTTTAAGAAAAAAGACAGTGAAAGATATTCATCTGGTGCTTGTTAATAACCCTGATCATAATCAACACGGTGATTTTTGCTTGCTGGATGGCGAGAAAAAAAATCAAGACAGTCAACGTTATACCTACAGTGGAATCGGCGTGTTTAGCCGCGCTGTTTTTGAACAGCAAACAGAGTGTGTTTTTCCTTTAGCACCGATTATTCGTCAGTTTATAGCACAAGGGCGAGTGAGCAGCGAGCTTCATCGGGGGGAGTGGGTTGATGTAGGAACACCGGAAAGGCTTGCTGAGTTGGCGTTAAAGCTTAAACAGCGTTAA
- a CDS encoding aminoglycoside phosphotransferase family protein has translation MVRDERKQRLIKWLSGVLLTDDFSCEPASSDASFRRYFRVKCQAQSFVVMDAPPAQEDCTSFIMIAEVLRENGIYAPEIFYKSLEEGFLVLSDLGTDSYLDKLNEMSVNGLYQDAATVLHKMHAIALKELSIPHYDSQLLHKEMGLFDEWFISQLLSVELSSEDKKTLVTVKNALTGSALEQPQVFVHRDYHSRNLMVTEKNNPGVIDFQDAVVGPISYDLVSLYRDCYINWPDEKIYAWLDAFLQQRKQRGCSDDFDSLRFYQWFDWMGVQRHMKAVGIFSRLLLRDGKKGYLKDIPRTLAYITRVCSRYETLKPLADLINKYQLMKRFTTLQQEREEA, from the coding sequence ATGGTAAGAGATGAGCGTAAGCAGCGTTTAATTAAATGGTTGTCGGGGGTTCTCTTAACCGATGATTTTAGTTGTGAGCCTGCTTCAAGTGATGCAAGTTTTCGACGTTATTTTCGGGTTAAATGTCAGGCACAATCTTTTGTTGTGATGGATGCGCCCCCTGCTCAAGAAGACTGTACCTCTTTTATCATGATAGCTGAGGTATTACGCGAAAACGGCATTTATGCACCGGAAATTTTTTACAAATCGCTTGAAGAAGGGTTTCTCGTGCTCAGTGATTTAGGAACAGACAGCTATTTGGATAAATTGAACGAAATGTCTGTTAATGGGCTCTACCAAGATGCTGCGACTGTTCTACATAAGATGCATGCTATAGCGCTGAAAGAACTGTCAATTCCGCATTATGACTCTCAGTTGCTTCACAAAGAAATGGGCTTGTTTGATGAGTGGTTTATCAGTCAGCTATTAAGTGTAGAGTTATCATCTGAAGATAAGAAAACACTAGTGACTGTTAAAAACGCCTTAACAGGCTCTGCTCTCGAGCAGCCACAGGTTTTTGTACACAGAGATTACCATTCAAGAAACTTGATGGTGACAGAGAAGAACAACCCAGGGGTGATTGATTTTCAAGATGCTGTTGTCGGGCCAATAAGCTACGACTTAGTCTCTTTATACAGGGATTGTTATATAAATTGGCCAGATGAAAAAATTTATGCTTGGCTGGATGCGTTTCTACAACAACGTAAGCAACGTGGTTGTAGCGATGATTTTGACTCGCTTCGTTTTTACCAATGGTTTGATTGGATGGGTGTTCAACGACATATGAAAGCAGTAGGTATCTTTTCTCGTTTGCTATTAAGGGATGGTAAAAAAGGCTACTTAAAGGATATACCGCGCACACTGGCGTATATAACCCGTGTGTGTTCACGTTATGAAACATTAAAACCATTAGCAGATTTGATTAATAAGTACCAATTAATGAAGAGATTTACAACGCTTCAACAAGAGCGTGAAGAAGCATGA
- the lipA gene encoding lipoyl synthase — MSHDTDTLKAPSRATPETHQRSEAKLARIPIKVEKKADILRKPKWIRAKVPSGNRVNAIKKALREHGLYSVCEEAACPNLGECFNNGTATFMIMGDICTRRCPFCDVAHGRPNPLDKDEPQKLADTIKDMKLRYVVITSVDRDDLRDGGADHFAQCISAVREKNPTIQVEVLVPDFRGRMDIAVNILAQTPPDVFNHNLETVPRLYKKARPGSDYQWSLDLLKRYKDAHPDIPTKSGLMLGLGESNEETLAVMRDLRAHGCNMLTLGQYLQPSQGHLAVERYVTPEEFDELAKLGKEMGFSHVASGPMVRSSYHADQQASGVID; from the coding sequence ATGTCACACGATACTGATACTTTAAAAGCACCCTCTCGCGCTACACCCGAAACACATCAACGCAGTGAAGCAAAGTTGGCTCGCATTCCGATTAAAGTTGAGAAAAAAGCTGACATTTTACGCAAACCCAAATGGATACGTGCAAAAGTACCCAGCGGGAACCGCGTTAACGCCATAAAAAAGGCTCTTCGTGAACACGGTTTATATTCCGTTTGTGAAGAAGCGGCTTGCCCAAACCTTGGCGAATGTTTTAATAATGGCACCGCCACCTTTATGATTATGGGTGATATCTGTACACGGCGCTGCCCATTTTGTGACGTTGCTCATGGTCGGCCAAACCCGCTAGATAAAGATGAACCACAAAAACTCGCCGACACCATTAAAGATATGAAGCTCCGTTATGTGGTCATTACATCGGTAGACCGTGATGATTTACGTGATGGTGGCGCTGACCATTTTGCCCAATGTATTAGTGCCGTGCGTGAAAAAAACCCTACTATACAAGTTGAAGTGCTAGTCCCTGACTTTAGGGGCCGTATGGATATCGCGGTCAACATATTAGCGCAAACACCACCAGATGTTTTTAATCATAACCTAGAGACCGTTCCACGTTTATATAAAAAAGCGCGCCCCGGCTCAGACTATCAGTGGTCGCTTGATTTATTAAAGCGTTACAAAGACGCCCACCCTGATATTCCAACTAAATCGGGACTTATGCTTGGTTTAGGGGAATCCAACGAAGAAACCTTAGCGGTAATGCGAGATTTACGCGCGCATGGATGTAACATGCTGACCTTAGGCCAATACTTACAACCTAGCCAAGGGCATTTAGCTGTGGAACGATATGTCACCCCAGAAGAGTTTGATGAATTAGCCAAACTGGGCAAAGAGATGGGCTTTTCACACGTCGCCAGTGGACCGATGGTTCGCTCTTCTTACCATGCCGATCAACAAGCCTCCGGGGTCATCGACTAG
- a CDS encoding YbeD family protein: MTDNPDDQHNALMDYPCEFTIKTMGLSNIEFDVIVVEIVRRHAPDLSENAVSSKFSKSKKYVSVSITLTAQNKQQMDAIYQDLTDCEHVLMSL; the protein is encoded by the coding sequence ATGACTGATAACCCAGACGATCAACATAATGCATTAATGGACTACCCTTGTGAGTTCACCATCAAAACAATGGGGCTATCAAACATTGAGTTTGACGTAATCGTTGTCGAGATTGTGCGTCGCCACGCGCCTGATCTGAGTGAAAATGCGGTATCGTCGAAATTCAGTAAATCTAAAAAATACGTGTCTGTTAGCATCACCCTTACTGCTCAAAATAAACAGCAAATGGATGCCATTTATCAGGACTTAACGGACTGCGAACACGTTTTAATGTCTCTGTGA